The Bradyrhizobium barranii subsp. barranii genome segment TCGCAACGCCAGTTGCGTGTCGGCGAGCAGGTTCGCCACGCGATGGCCGAGATTCTGGCGCAAGGCAATGTGCATGATGCGGACCTCGAAGGTCACATCATCACCGTGCCGGAGGTTCGGATGTCGCCCGACCTGAAGCTCGCGACGGTTTACGTGATGCCGCTCGGTGGCCGCGACACCGAGGTCATCATCGCTGCGCTCGAGCGCAACAAGAAATTCCTGCGCGGCGAAGTCGCGCGGCGCGTTAACCT includes the following:
- the rbfA gene encoding 30S ribosome-binding factor RbfA yields the protein MPRHHQKKSSAPGGSQRQLRVGEQVRHAMAEILAQGNVHDADLEGHIITVPEVRMSPDLKLATVYVMPLGGRDTEVIIAALERNKKFLRGEVARRVNLKFAPDLRFRVDERFDEAERIEKLLRTPAVQKDLEQDPDSDREEER